TAGGGTCCTCCTACCATTCTCACTGAGCCACGCCCCTTTGCCAAACCTCACCCCTTTGCCTAAGCTCCTCCCACTTTCTACCCACAGTCCCGCCCATTTCCACTCTAAACCACGCCCACCCATTGCTCCGCCCAAGCCACCACTAAGCcccgcctcctccccacccagtcGCCCGCGGGACTGAGCCCCCCTCCCCAGTCAGCTCGAGGACCCAGGCCCCTAGAGCCGGCCTTTTTgtacccctcccccactgtcccTAAAAGGTGCGGCCCCAAGCGCCCGGGGCGGGGGCAGGTCAGGCTAGACCCGCAGTCGGGCGAGTCCACCTTGCTCGTACGGAGCGGGGGTTCTGGGGCCCTGAGGCGGCCCCGGGAGGCCGGGAAAGTCAGTCGGCTTTCCTCTTTAATTACTTACACCTCCCTCTGGGCGCCGACATTTTGGGCAGCGGGGGTAGCGTCACTTCCACCCGGGGGGCCCCTCGACTTCCGCCTCGGCTCCCTTCTCCCCCGCACTCCCCCTTTCTCCCGCCTTCTTGACTTCCCTCCTTCCCGCcgccctcccttctctctctttcccgtCCCTTTCCCAGCTACTGGAGGTTCGAGAAGCCAGGGTGGCGCCATCTTGGGTGAGGGCATGGAGAAGGGGCGGGGCTTAGGGTGGCCCCCGGCGCCATACAGATTAAGGGCAACAAGCTCAGCGCGCGCGGCCTCCTCCCTGCGGTATCGACGCTGGCCGGTGCTAACATAGATGAGGGCAGACATGATTCCCTTTTCGCGGCCTCAGGCTCCTCCTGGGTAGGATGTAGAGTTGcatcaggaaaagagagaaatcgAAGTTCGCCGATCTGCGATAGAGATAGGAGGGTAGAGCAGGCTCCATCTTGTGCTTAGGCTTCCAGTGGGCTTTGAAGCTAATCAGGCGCCATGTTAATTACGGGAATGAGGGGCCATTTTCCCGCTCTTTATCCTTTCGGTACCTTTCTTTGATTGGGTCACCCGGCTGGGTGCTTTGTGGGAGAAAAGACATTTCTATGTGTTTGGGATGTGTTGGTGGGGTAATTTCCCGTTCGGGGCCAGCGAGGGCGACGGGTGCGCAGGCGCGGTTTGCCGATGGGGATGTGACCGGCCCTTAGGACCCAGCGGGTCCCCTTTGTTCCCCGCGGGCGCGGGCCcgacggggagggggaggggagggaggggccgaCCGGCGTCCGCTCCGAGGGGCGGGGCAGTCCCGCGCGCGCGCGCCGCCGAGGGGCAGGGCCCCCTCACCCCCGCCCTTTCCCACGCGCCGGCCCCGCGCCCCCGCGCGCGCACACTCGCGAGTCCAGGCGACATGCAAATGAGGTACCCGAGAGGCGGGGGGcccgggtggggggaggggagcggagggAGGGGAGGCCCGGGGCCGCGCGCTCCTGGAGCGCGCCCCCCACCTGCTTCTGCTCTTGCGCTCGCTGAAGCGCGCGCGCCGACCTCGCGCCCCGCGGAGCCGGCCCGCCTGGGCGCGCGCGCGCAGACCCCCTTCCTGGCGGCCCTCGCCGTCCGCGGCCCGGCGCCGCTCATTGGCCGCCGCCCCCGCAGGGCCCGCCCCGCGCGGTCGGTGCTCACGGGCGCGCGCCTGCACCGGGGTGGAGGAGGGCGAGGGTTAGGGGCACCGTTCCAGAGACCTGTGTTCTAGTCCAGGCAACCCCAACCGAGCGAGCCGTGTGATCATGGAAAAGTGGCTGCCGTTCTCTGGACCTTAATCTGTGTGCTTGCTCCAGTGGGGTGCAGTGGCACCTGTAACCCCTAATCCTAACTGCACCTGtgctctcctccccctccacttTATTACTCCCCAGTCCCATGGTCCCAGGCTTTGCTGCTGATTGTGGTGTTGGTGATGGTAGTTCATTTGGTGCTTACTATATATATGCCGACCGACAGCCCTGCtgtatccattttacagaggtggaAACTGGCTCAGATAGGCAAAGCCACTTGTTAATGAACGGTAGAGCTGGATTCAAACGCAGGACTAAAGGACCTATGATGTCCCTTGGGTCCATTACTTCTCACTCCCTGGGCCGTTGGGGTCCATGAGATCAAGTCTTGGCCCTGCCACGTACCGGCAGAGGGAGCTTGGGCAACTGATTTGACTttcctgtgccttggtttccccatttgCAAAATGGGCGTGATATACCCGTATTCAGAGAGTCGGTGTGAGGCTTAGCTGCTCACGGTGGTAATAAGAGCTAATATCTCCTAAGCACTTCCGTGTACCGAGCACTTTATGTGCGAGTAGGTGGAAATACTCATCCTGTTTTGTAAAAGGCTTAGCTGACGCTCAGAGAGGTGAGcaccttgcccaaggccaccgCACAGAGAGTAACAGACTCAGGAATCGAACCCAGAACCTCTGGCTCCGGAGCCCACACTCTTCAACAGCTCTGATATATGTCCACATCCACAACTCAGGGGCAAACGTCACCTGGGACCAGTCCCTTTCTTCGTCCAGTCCTGaccccccttctctccctctgtcaCTTCTGTCAGAAGGAGGGACAAAAACATTTCTGAGGCCTCTGTAGCTCTTCTGTTTGATGGGTTCTCTGTTTTGAGGATCGAAATACTCGCCTGCACCCTCACTTGGACTCTATCCTCCTTGgaagatttttctgtattttggctCAAGTTGACTCTGAATGTCTAGGAGGGGTTAGGGAGGTCTGGGAGACACCTGTGGGGCTCAGGGCAGCGCCTGTTTACCAACCGGTACAGAATTATCTTGCTATTTTACCCACTAGCGTGGCTTTAATTGTGCGTCCAAGTGAATGTTGGCCACGCCCAGGTCGACAGACTCGGACCCAGGGATGGCGAGGTTTGGGGGGACAAGGGCGGCTCCATACCCCCCGCACTGACGGCCACCCCTTCTCTCCTCTTAGCCCGGCTCCAGTGCCCAGACCCAAGCCCCCCACTGCTCAATGGACACCCCCAGCCCAGACCCGTGGCCTTCGCCTTTGCCCGGGGAGGAAGAGAAACCTCTGGCCTTACCTCCTCCTGTTCCCCGGGGCCGCCGAGGCCGACGTCCCGGAGGGGCCACCTCCTCGAATCGGACTCTCAAGGCCTCCCTCCCTCGCAAGCGGGGCCGCCCCCCCAAGTCGGGGCAGGAGCCCCCACTGGCACAGGGGGTGACAGCCCCGGTGGGCAGCGGCGGTGGCAGTGACCTCCTGTTGATCGATGATCAGGGTGTGCCCTACACAGTCTCTGAAGGGTCAGTAGCAGGCGGGCCCGAGAGCTCTGGCCCTAAGAAGGCCCCGCACTTCTGCCCGGTGTGCCTTCGGGCCTTCCCCTACCTCTCCGACCTGGAGCGCCACAGCATCTCACACTCAGAGCTGAAGCCGCACGAGTGCAAGGATTGCGGCAAGACCTTCAAGCGGTCCAGCCACCTGCGGCGGCACTGCAACATCCATGCCGGCCTTCGGCCCTTCCGCTGCCCGCTCTGCCCCCGCCGCTTCCGAGAGGCGGGCGAGCTGGCCCACCACCACCGCGTCCACTCCGGGGAGCGCCCCTACCAGTGCCCCGTCTGCCGGCTGCGCTTCACCGAGGCCAACACGCTCCGGCGCCATGCCAAACGCAAGCACCCCGAGGCCATGGAGGCACCCCTGGGTCCTCGGGAATCAGGACCTGAACCACCGTGGGACGACGAGGGTATCCCGGCCACGGCAGGGGCCGAtgaggaggagctggaggggaaagaggtggcttgacccccacccccggccaccGCTCCCCAGACCAGGTTTAGAGCTGGGCGTTCAGCTGGCACTGAACCTGGGCAGGGAAACCGGGACACACTCTTGTCTGGTAGTCTTCCCGTTGTGGGAGGAGGTCGAGGGTGAGGACGTCCACTTCTGGGTCCTGCAGCCTTCTGCCACGCTCCCTCGGACTGACAGACCTGTGGAGGCAGGGGCtgtggaaataaatttctgcctACTGGCTTCCTGTGTGTGTTCCGTGATGATCCCAGGGCTGGCgcccctcttctcctcccttcAAATGTTCTTCCCCGCTACACCACCCCCTTGTCATGTGCCTCGTTAGCTTGGCGCTAAAGACTAGCTTGGGGGAAGACTTTGCCGCTTCTCCCATCTCCAGTGGACCTCAAAGCACTCCCTCTAAAGATCCACTCTTAAGTAGAACATTGAACCTTCGGTGCAAACGTGACTCTaggtaccccccccccccaaccccctgcgCCGTTCTAACCAGATTCCCGGAAATTCTGCAGCCACCACTTTGGCCCATCTCTGTCCTGGCACTGTTTGCAGAGAAACACTGAGTTGAGGGTTGTGTGCGGGACTGACCACTTTGGTAGGGCCGGAGGGGAGGGGCTAAGGGCTCATGAGGCGGCGCTGAGGCTGAGGGGCGAGGCTTGTAGGGCAGTTAGGTGAGAACTGTGGGCGGGGCTGGCTGAGAGCTGGCGTGGGGCTTAAGGAGGTGTAAGGGTTGGCGGGCAGACATTGAGAGCATTTAGAGGGAATGGATAGAGTTTGTCTGAGGGGAGGGGTTTCAAGGGGAAACTGCCGGAGAGCAAGGTGTTAGGAGAGGTAGGACTTGAACTGTTAAGATGCTGAGCGGTGGGTATGACTGCTATGCAGGCCAAGGGGAGAAAAGGGGTTACCTAAGAGGAGTAACGAAGGAAAGGCCCTGAGAGGGGGCGCTTAGGAGGAAGAGCTGAATAGAATCGGGCTTAGCTGCTTGAGGTGGGGCCGAGTTAGGGGCGAGGCTTACAGAGAGTATACGAGAGGGCCCGTGTAAGGTGTGGTAAAGCTGTGGTTCGAAACTtcagcctgcatcagaatcacctgaagggtATTTTAAAACCCAGGTCCTTAGGCCCTACCCCCAGGGTCTCTGATTCAGGAAGTCACAGGCAGGGGGAtctgagaatttacatttctaacaaattccctggtgatgccaatgctgctggtctCCAAACCATACTTTGAGACCCACTGACTTCAGAGAACGCTTTGGAAGTTCGAGGCAGAATTAATTTAGCATGAAAGTCATATGAAAGGTGGGACTTAACTGCTATGGACGGAAGGGGCGGGGCTTAGGCGCAGGGGCGTGGTTAGGCCTAAGGAGCTCTGAGAGGAGGGGCTTATGAGGGAGAGCTGGAGTTCTAGAGATTAGGGGATTGGAGGCGGGGAAGAACAGGGTAAACTTCACGGGGCTGGGTCGAGGAGGACGGATTCTGAGACGATGGGTGGGGATTATGATAATAAAGCTCTGAAATAGGCGTGATTCGGGGACCTGGGCGGGGCTTAAATGAAATTTACAGGAGAGGGCGTGGCTTAACCAGATGTCTAGAGGATGTGGGCGGTGTCCTAAGAAGAGGCGGGCGCACAGGACGCAGGCGCACTATGCTCAGCTCGCCCACAGGAAGCGGCCGGGTCTTCCCCCGCCCGCTGGTCCGTGCCAACGCGCAGGCGCACTTCCTCTTCCcggtcgccgccgccgcctcctcttTCCGCTCCTCCACGCCGGCGCCGCGGAGACGGGCGCGATTTCCGCTTCCGGGCGGGCGGCAGGCGGGCGGCGCGGGGCtgccggggagggggagggggcggcactTCCGGTCGGGCCCTCGGGTCTCCCCGGAGCGGCGGCGCCTCCTCCGCCTCCTCGGCCTCCTCCCGGCGGAGACCCCGGCGCCGGTGAGTGACGGGGCGCGTGGCCCGGGGTCCCGGGGGCAACGTGGGCGGGGGGGCCCCGCCCTGGTCCCCAGAACGTTCCCATCAGTGCTTCTCCCGCCGAGCTCTCGCCAGGGGCCCCCCAGTGACTGCTCCCCCAAAAGACTACTCCAGATATCTCCCCATTAATGCCCCCATGTAGGACAGCTGCCAGAGCGACCTCATTCGTGGTGATCCCCCCAACTGCTGCCAGGGCCCCCCACGAAGGCTTTCTCATAGGATCCTTTCTACATACCCCCCCGTCATTGCTTCCTCCAGGACAGCCCCAAAAATGCCACCGGCATTGCCCGTCCCCATGCAGGGCAGCTGCCCGTGAACCCTCCCTTTAGTATCCCCTGTAGGTTGCCTCCAAAGAGTGTGGCATTAGTGCTTTACGGCAGATCTGTCTCCCATTATCTCTGTCTACACACAACAGCCCCCAAAGCTCCTAACCAGCACCCCCCCCACAACGCCCCCTTCATTAGTGTAAAAATACTTTGCATTCTGGTCAGTGGCCAAGAatgccttttttccttctccaattcccccccccccaataattCCCCTTGAGAATAATCCTTTCAATCACCGacacccctcaccccccccccataAACAGCTCCGTCTAGAGTTGTGCTCTCACACCCACATCCTCTCCCCCTTTAGGTAGAAATAGCTGCCAGTTTAGCCCCAGGCTCCCATGAaacacacccaccccaccctccttCGGGTCAGCCCCTGTCCGCTGTCTTCCCAGAGCAGTGCCCTGCGTGAGGCTTTCCCTCTCAGGATGCTCATCTTCCCCTGCCCCTGACAGCTCTCATCCTGACCTTCCACTTCTCACTCCCTTCTCCTGGACTCCCTGAGGAAGACTCCCAGCTCCACTAGGGCATGACTTCTTTTTTCCCtagacattcattcattcgctcTTTACAGAATGAATATTCACTGTTCTAGGTCCAGGACGTACAtccatgaaagagagagagacacacagtcTTTGTTTTGTGGGCCTTTACAGTCTAGttgaggagacagatcaaaagcaagcaaacaaacaagaccaatgctgttttctgggttttctgaGTCTTATGAGCTACTTCAGAGGTGAAACCTGAATTAGCAGAGGCAACTTTGCCATGTAAAGATGTGGGTGAACTGTTCCAGGCAtccaggcagaggaagagcacgtgcaaaggccctgaggtggccaTGATCATGATGATCAGAAGGGCAGCGTGGGAGGCCAGTGAGGTTGGAGCAGAGGAATTGAAGGGAAGAATGAGGGGAGAGAAGGTTTGCTCTCATAGGGCCTTAGAAGTGAGGGCATTGTGATCAGTCACCTGGCCTTTGTCAGCTCTACAGAGCCCAGAATgttcttcatttgttcattctttcctttgttcAACAACTGTTTAATGAACACCTATACACACTGGGGATGCAGCAGAGAACGAAACAGACAAAAACCCCTGTCCTGGTGGAGTGTATATGCCAGTTCATTGggcagaaaattaaaaagcaaactacAAATGTTTGTGTGAAGAAAATACAGTAGGATAAGGGCATAGAGTTACAGGGGCTGCGGTGTCAGAGGGGGTGGCAGGAAGGTCGCTTTCAAGAGATTCCTGTGATCCTCttgtccccccccgccccccgccagaaAGCCACACACCAGAAAGTTACACCTGTGTGTAAACTCCTCTCTTGGACAGCTGTGGCCCACCAGGGGGCTGCCTTACTGCTCCCCTCCCCCGAGAGTAAAATGGTTACAAGGATGAGCCCTGGATCCCACCAGCCGGCGTATCTCTGAGCAAACTATTCCCTATTTCCCaggcttcattcattcacttatttaacaaatacttgagacaggccctgttctaggtcctggggatagagcagtgaacaaaacaggtacAAAATCTTGCCTGCTTGGACCCCGCCTCTTAGAGCTGGAGCCCAACAGCaagaagacagacaaacagacCATATGGTTTGTCAGGTGATGCtgacaggaaaggagagaaaggaaggaggctggggcGAGCAGGAATGTTGGTTTGGGTGACAGGTTACAGTGGTCTTGGAGCACCTCACTGAGAAGACAGCATCTGAGCAAAGAcgtgaaggaggtgagggaacgagagccttccaggcagaagcaacagccagtgcaaaggccctggggcaggaatagAGCTGGCACGTTGGTGGAGCAGCCAGGAAGCTGCTGGGGCTGTGGAGGTCATCTCTGATCCGCTTTGAGATGGTGTCACTGAAGGTTTTGAGTGGAGGAGTGACAGTGACATGGTTTGGCCTTAGTCCTCCTGTCTACTAAATGTGAACAGTAGTAATGCTTATCTTATGAGTCTGTTGTGAAGTCTGCTTGAGAGAAGCCACATAAGACACCTAGTGCAGTGCTTGTTAGCATTCAGGAAATGCCAGTGGCTAGTCCCGGGGCTGAGTGCCAGGGAAGTGGATGGGGCAAAGTATACTTCCAGTATAAGGTGGAGAGAGGGCTTTCCTTTATTTTGGAGAGAGAAATACCCGAAGACagcatgggaattccctggcagtccagtggttaggactccactgctgtgggcccgggttcgatccctggttggagctaagatcccacaagccacgcagtgcagccaaaaaaaaaacaaggaaagacagcATGTTGTAAGGGTAACAGCGCGTACTCTGGAACCCCACTGCTTGCCTTCAACTCCTGGCCTTGCCACTTGTTAGTGGTATGACTTTAGGAGATTAACTGACCTCTCTGGCCCTCAgtctcttcctctgtaaaatgggattaataatcCTAACCATCTTTTAGGGTTATTGGGAAGATTCATTGAGTCGACACATGTAAAGGATTTAGGAGGGTACTGGGCATGTAAAAAGCACTTGGTTCAGTGTTAACATGTTACTATatgttactattattgttattacagaCTAGAGTTTCATCACAAGGCAGCTTTGTTGTACCAGAATGGCCCACAGGTCCTGGCATCAGAGAGACCTGGAGTCCAATACTTGCTTTCCCCTCCACTGGCTACATGACCTTAGGGaaatgaccccccccccccttctcctCAGTTTCCCTACATATAAAATGGGTCCAATAATGGTACAGCACTATGATGAGGCATCAAGGTGACGGTACATGTGAAACTGGTCAAACAATAAACATGAGCTGTCATGATTGTGATTGCGGTCGCTGTGGGACTCCTGCCCCTGGGAGGGGCTCCCCCCATCACACCGCTCTGTGTGTGAAATCCGTGGCACGCCTCCCCTTAGAAAGATAGCAGTTGGAGGCTCGGGTCCCCTGAGAAAGGAGATGTCTCTCGTTTACCATTGGAAATAATTGTGAGCCTGAGCAGCTGTGTCCCCAGTAACACCCCCTTTGCCTCTCCCAGCAGCAGTCCTTCAGCATCTGCCCACCTGCCCTTGGGGCCCTCTTCGTAACATCACTTCCACCAGAATTCATTCTCCTGGGAACACCCTGCCAATATTAGCTCCGTCTCCACTAAatgtcccccttcctccctcaggTAGCTCTGGTCAGCAATAGTCTCATCCCTTcgctcattcaacaaatatgtatccGTAgacatttacagctataaatttatCTCTGAGCACGGCTTTAGCTGCATCTTCTGTTTTGGTATGTTGCTTTTCCATTTCTTGTTCATCTCGTTTTCCTTGTGATTTCATTGTAGACCCTCTGGTGATTTGGGAGGGTGCTGTTTAATTCCCacatttcagcaaatatttctcaAGTACCcacactgtgccaggtgctgtgctaggtgctaggggcccagtggtgaacaagacaggccAAGTCTTCACTCTCTTAGGTGAGgaggccagacagtaaatacacagcaaaggaaatacacGCAATAAGTTGGTGGCAATGACTGTGGTGGAAAAAATGCAGCAGGATGAGGGGCTGGTGAGTGGTGGGGTTAGAGGTTTTCCCTCTCTTGGAGAtgacatctgagcagagacctgaaggaggcACGGGAGGGAGCCTTGAGGTCtggggaagaatgttccaggcaaGAGGGAACGTCCTCACCACATCACTGCTCCATCTGTTCAGGATGGTAAATACCTCCCCCAGCCACCTGGCCCCTTCTATGAATGCCCCGCATAATGCAGAGAGCACCCCCAAATAAGGCTCCTGTCCCCACAGTTCCACCCTCCCCTTCGTCCTCCTCAGGGAACAatcctgtatgtgtgtgtggtggtggtggtggtggtagtggtggggtCCAGCCACaaacttgctctgtgaccttggccaaatcacttgtcctctctgtgcctctgttttgtcaaatggggataacaacAGGCCCCGTGTCACAATCTCATAGAACTGTGGTGGGGATTCAGTGAGTTAGTGTGCGTGACCTGCTTGGAAGCGTGCTGGCCTGTGGGAAATGCCCCGGCAGAGCTAGCTGTTAACCTGTGCTCTGATGGAGGCGAGCCAGGGCGGGGCTTCCTTCCTAGGACGCCGTCCCCCCATGCCCCCACCGTAGCACCCTAACTGCTCCCCTACTCCCTGCACCCTTCCTCCATGTACTTtctccctgtcccccagcccaGTCCAGCGCCATCTCCCAGACTCAGGTTCTGCCCACAGGCTTCCCTGAGCCCCCAGGCACTCCTCTGCTGCTTCCAGAGATCAGCTTAACTAGGGGAGTGTGAAGGCCATAGGATGTTGAGTCTCATCCAGGGACACCCAGAGCTGGAGGCTAAAAATACTGACCTCCGGGCAGGGGTGGAGGAGACACTCACCTTTCACCTGTCTGGGGAGACAGCCAGATGGATGGGGGCTGATGGGCCCTGGCGTTGGTAGCCCCCACTGACCCCTGTGGTGGGCTGGGCGCAGAGCCAGGCCCCCAGCGAAGGGGGATGGCGGCCAAGAATCATGGCAGACCTTGCGGGCCCTTCTCCCACCGGCTCTCCACCCGCTCAGTGGAGGCATTTCCCGAGGTCCCTGGTGGGTCTGAGGCTCAGAGGTCAATTGCAGGAGATGAGGTTGGGGGGTGGGTAGACAGACATGGACAGCCGCAGCCTGGAATGAGAAGTCCTGTAAAGGAGGCGCCCAGAGAATAACTGCCATCCTGGAGGGTCCCCAGGGGCGAGGACAGGAACCCATGCTCCTGGAGCATCCGCCAGGCTCCTCCCAGGTGTGCGATGTCACTGAAGGTACAGATAGCTCCAGGGGCTGAACGAGCTCTGCCAGTGGCTGTGTTTCCTTACCTTCTGTTTCAGCCCCCTTAAGCCCCCCTGCCTTCTGGGGGTCACCGCCCCCTTGTAGAGATGGAGAGAGTGTGGGTCAGGAAGGAGacgggacttgaacccagggccAGGGCCCGCGTGTTTCCTGCCGTGTCAGGCTGCCCAGCCCCGCTGCTGTGACTTGTTCTTCCCAGGCAAGCAGAGTCTCCTTCCTACCTTGTAGTAAAAGAACCCCCTCCCGACACTGACTTCATTCCAGCTGTCCTCATTTGTCCGGACTTTCTCTCCGTGCTGCTAGCAGTGAGAGCGATAACTAGAATCCCGTCCAGCGCGCCGGGAAGCAGAACCGCACACACATAGCTTGCTGGAGactcacagcagccctgtgaggtagggagGTGCTCTGTCACCttcatttgcagatgaggaaatcgaggcacagagaggttcaggaaCTTGTccgtggtcacacagctagagaaTGGCAGGGCTTAGATTCAGATCTGGCATTGTCTCCAGAGGCCACCCTCTTAACCGCTCTGATGgaaactattattatcatttgaCAAAGGCCACACCTGAGGGGATtgagaggagggggctggggatagtgtgtgtgtattgggggggagggggctcagAGCGGAGGGCTTGGGGGGGCCCAGAGTGGAGGCCTGAGAGAGTTTGCACAATGGACTGACAGCggaagccagggatgctggaAGAATTAGAATCTCAGGAGAGGAAGTCGAGGGCCTGCAGGGTCCGCAGGGTGGATAGAGATGTGTGAGGAGCCTAGACAAACGGGGAGCGATAGAAGGCATCAGAGAAACAGGAGGGAGACGAGGAGCGAAGAGGACTCAGAAAGGGGACAGGCCAAGGGGGAGAGGTCACTGGGGCCAGCGGAGCCAAGAGGAAGGCTGGTCTGTGGGGTGGAAGGACAGAGGGACGGGTGAGCAAGGCTGGACGATGAGGGAGGCGGATCTCGAGCCGGTGGGTGTGAGTCTTCCAGTGCCCACAGCCGGGGGACCCCGCGCGAGGCCCTGCCTCCTCAGCCCCGTCCTCCTCTCTGCAGggttcccccacctcccacccgcCCAGGATGGAGGCCAACGCAGCGGGCAGCGGCGCCGGGGGCGGCGGGAGCAGCGGCCTAGGGGGCGAGGACGGGGTTCACTTCCAGAGCTACCCCTTCGACTTCCTGGAGTTCCTCAACCACCAGCGCTTCGAGCCCATGGAACTGTACGGGGAGCACGCCAAGGCGGTGGCGGCGCTGCCCTGCGCCCCCGGGCCACCGCCACAGCCGCCGccccagccgccgccgccgcagtaCGACTACCCGCCGCAGTCCACCTTCAAACCCAAGGCCGAGGTGCCCTCCTCATCCTCGTCGTCCTCGTCGTCCTCTTCGTCGTCCTCCTCCCAAGCCAAGAAGCCCGACCCGCCCCTGCCGCCCGCCTTCGGGGCGCCCCCTCCTCCGCTCTTCGATGCCGCCTTCCCGGCCCCGCAGTGGGGCATCGTCGACCTCTCGGGACACCAGCACCTGTTCGGGAACCTGAAGCGCGGAGGGCCGGCATCCGGGCCGGGGGCGACGCCGGGGCTGGCTGCCCCCACGGGGACGCCCGGGCCGCTCCCCGCGCCCTCGCAGACGCCGCCGGGCCCCACCGCGGGGGCGGGCTGCGATCCCACCAAGGACGACAAGGGCTACTTCCGGAGGCTGAAGTACCTGATGGAGCGGCGCTTCCCCTGCGGCGTGTGCCAGAAGTCCTTCAAGCAGTCCTCGCACCTGGTCCAGCACATGCTGGTGCACTCAGGGGAGAGGCCATACGAGTGCGGCGTCTGCGGCCGCACCTACAACCACGTCTCCAGCCTCATCCGCCACCGCCGCTGCCACAAGGACGTGCCGCCGGCCGCGGGGGGCCCGCAGCAGCCAGGCGCGCCGCTCCCCCCGCTGGGCCTgcccgcgcccgccgccgccgcccccacCTCGGCGTCCTCCGGCCCCCCGGCCacgcccgccgcccccgccgaCGGCAACGCGACCCCCGCCGCCCCTGCGGGGCTGGGGGTGCCCCCtccggcagcggcggcggcggtggcggcgggggGCGGCGACGGCCCGTTCGCCTGCACGCTCTGCTGGAAGGTGTTCAAGAAGCCCAGCCACCTGCACCAGCACCAGATCATCCACACGGGCGAGAAGCCCTTCTCGTGCTCCGTGTGCAGCAAGAGCTTCAACCGCAGGGAGAGCCTCAAGCGGCACGTGAAGACGCACTCCGCCGACCTGCTGCGCCTGCCCTGCGGCATCTGCGGGAAGGCCTTCCGCGACGCTGCCTACCTGCTCAAGCACCAGGCGGCCCAcgcgggcgcgggcgcggcgGGGCCGAGGCCCGTGTACCCCTGCGACCTGTGCGGCAAGTCCTACTCGGCGCCCCAGAGCCTGCTGCGGCACAAGGCTGCCCACGCCCCGCCCGCGGCCCCCGACGCGCCCAAGGACGCGACGGCCTCCGTCCCGCAGCCCCCGCCCAACTTCCCCTCGGGACCCTACCTCCTACCCCCCGACCCCCCGGCCACAGACAGCGAgaaggcggcggcggccgcggcggcggtGGTGTACGGCGCCGTGCCCGTCCCGCTCCTGGGCGCTCACCCGCTGCTG
This region of Balaenoptera acutorostrata chromosome 19, mBalAcu1.1, whole genome shotgun sequence genomic DNA includes:
- the ZNF524 gene encoding zinc finger protein 524, which produces MDTPSPDPWPSPLPGEEEKPLALPPPVPRGRRGRRPGGATSSNRTLKASLPRKRGRPPKSGQEPPLAQGVTAPVGSGGGSDLLLIDDQGVPYTVSEGSVAGGPESSGPKKAPHFCPVCLRAFPYLSDLERHSISHSELKPHECKDCGKTFKRSSHLRRHCNIHAGLRPFRCPLCPRRFREAGELAHHHRVHSGERPYQCPVCRLRFTEANTLRRHAKRKHPEAMEAPLGPRESGPEPPWDDEGIPATAGADEEELEGKEVA